One Bos indicus isolate NIAB-ARS_2022 breed Sahiwal x Tharparkar chromosome 22, NIAB-ARS_B.indTharparkar_mat_pri_1.0, whole genome shotgun sequence DNA window includes the following coding sequences:
- the CCRL2 gene encoding C-C chemokine receptor-like 2 isoform X1: MKLYEEGLKMANYTPAPEDDYDVFIEDDLSDDEIEPCTPYDPKILSAQLVPYLYTTVFMVGLLDNILVVFILVKYKGLRQAENMSFLNLALSNLGFLLTLPFWAYAASHGEGFDDPLCKILLLLYSIGLYSEAFFNVLLTVQRYKEFFHVRRRFSACRTVAGSIFISVLVWVTATLVTLPELVSYKPQMQSQKYKCFFTGLHFLPADETFWKHFLTLKMNILGFLLPLFAFVYCYVRMRKTLQFRERNYGLFKLVFTIMAVFLLMWGPYNIVLFLSAFNEHFSLHGCGSSYNLNKSVQITRIIAATHCCVNPLLYVFLDKAFRKHLCHLFYLCSDTAPQPTEEPAQGASGEEYHLSS; encoded by the exons ATGAAGTTGTATGAAGAAGG CCTGAAGATGGCTAATTACACGCCAGCACCAGAGGATGACTACGATGTCTTCATAGAGGATGATCTGAGTGATGACGAAATAGAACCATGCACCCCATACGACCCCAAGATTCTCTCGGCCCAGCTGGTGCCTTACCTCTACACCACGGTGTTCATGGTTGGCCTCCTGGACAATATCTTGGTTGTGTTTATCCTGGTAAAATATAAAGGACTCAGGCAAGCAGAAAATATGTCTTTCCTCAATTTGGCACTTTCGAACTTGGGTTTCTTGCTCACTCTGCCATTCTGGGCTTACGCAGCCTCTCATGGGGAGGGCTTTGATGACCCTCTGTGTAAAATTCTCCTGTTGCTCTACTCCATAGGCCTGTACAGTGAGGCATTTTTCAATGTCCTTCTGACTGTGCAAAGGTACAAGGAGTTTTTCCATGTGAGAAGGCGTTTCTCGGCCTGCAGGACTGTGGCCGGCAGCATCTTCATAAGTGTTCTAGTGTGGGTCACAGCCACTCTGGTCACTTTGCCTGAACTTGTTTCTTACAAACCTCAGATGCAAAGCCAGAAATACAAGTGCTTCTTTACCGGACTTCACTTCTTACCAGCCGATGAGACATTCTGGAAGCATTTTCTGACCTTAAAGATGAACATCTTGGGATTTCTTTTGCCACTGTTTGCTTTTGTATATTGCTACGTGCGAATGAGGAAAACACTCCAGTTCAGGGAGAGGAACTATGGCCTTTTCAAGCTTGTTTTCACCATAATGGCAGTTTTCCTTCTGATGTGGGGACCCTACAATATTGTACTTTTCCTGTCTGCTTTCAATGAACACTTCTCCCTGCATGGCTGTGGGAGTAGTTACAACCTGAACAAAAGCGTTCAGATCACGAGAATCATCGCCGCCACCCACTGCTGCGTCAACCCTCTCCTCTACGTGTTTCTTGACAAGGCATTTAGGAAACACCTCTGCCACCTTTTCTACCTGTGTAGTGACACTGCACCTCAGCCCACTGAGGAACCTGCCCAAGGCGCCTCAGGGGAAGAATATCACCTTTCTAGCTAA
- the CCRL2 gene encoding C-C chemokine receptor-like 2 isoform X2 — MANYTPAPEDDYDVFIEDDLSDDEIEPCTPYDPKILSAQLVPYLYTTVFMVGLLDNILVVFILVKYKGLRQAENMSFLNLALSNLGFLLTLPFWAYAASHGEGFDDPLCKILLLLYSIGLYSEAFFNVLLTVQRYKEFFHVRRRFSACRTVAGSIFISVLVWVTATLVTLPELVSYKPQMQSQKYKCFFTGLHFLPADETFWKHFLTLKMNILGFLLPLFAFVYCYVRMRKTLQFRERNYGLFKLVFTIMAVFLLMWGPYNIVLFLSAFNEHFSLHGCGSSYNLNKSVQITRIIAATHCCVNPLLYVFLDKAFRKHLCHLFYLCSDTAPQPTEEPAQGASGEEYHLSS; from the coding sequence ATGGCTAATTACACGCCAGCACCAGAGGATGACTACGATGTCTTCATAGAGGATGATCTGAGTGATGACGAAATAGAACCATGCACCCCATACGACCCCAAGATTCTCTCGGCCCAGCTGGTGCCTTACCTCTACACCACGGTGTTCATGGTTGGCCTCCTGGACAATATCTTGGTTGTGTTTATCCTGGTAAAATATAAAGGACTCAGGCAAGCAGAAAATATGTCTTTCCTCAATTTGGCACTTTCGAACTTGGGTTTCTTGCTCACTCTGCCATTCTGGGCTTACGCAGCCTCTCATGGGGAGGGCTTTGATGACCCTCTGTGTAAAATTCTCCTGTTGCTCTACTCCATAGGCCTGTACAGTGAGGCATTTTTCAATGTCCTTCTGACTGTGCAAAGGTACAAGGAGTTTTTCCATGTGAGAAGGCGTTTCTCGGCCTGCAGGACTGTGGCCGGCAGCATCTTCATAAGTGTTCTAGTGTGGGTCACAGCCACTCTGGTCACTTTGCCTGAACTTGTTTCTTACAAACCTCAGATGCAAAGCCAGAAATACAAGTGCTTCTTTACCGGACTTCACTTCTTACCAGCCGATGAGACATTCTGGAAGCATTTTCTGACCTTAAAGATGAACATCTTGGGATTTCTTTTGCCACTGTTTGCTTTTGTATATTGCTACGTGCGAATGAGGAAAACACTCCAGTTCAGGGAGAGGAACTATGGCCTTTTCAAGCTTGTTTTCACCATAATGGCAGTTTTCCTTCTGATGTGGGGACCCTACAATATTGTACTTTTCCTGTCTGCTTTCAATGAACACTTCTCCCTGCATGGCTGTGGGAGTAGTTACAACCTGAACAAAAGCGTTCAGATCACGAGAATCATCGCCGCCACCCACTGCTGCGTCAACCCTCTCCTCTACGTGTTTCTTGACAAGGCATTTAGGAAACACCTCTGCCACCTTTTCTACCTGTGTAGTGACACTGCACCTCAGCCCACTGAGGAACCTGCCCAAGGCGCCTCAGGGGAAGAATATCACCTTTCTAGCTAA